GAAGCTGGACTAGACAGCTtcaaatggtcccttctagccctgtcTCAAAGATTCTACAGTTCTGTATAATAATTAGAACTGAGAaacatattgtaattcaaatgtATTTAGTCAGCTAGAGTCTATCAGAGACATGTGTAACAACAGTGTAATTCCCCCTTAGAATGCCTGTATAATTCTATTAACCAGTTAATCTACCTGATTCCCCTCTTACTTATGAATTTGAGTGGGATTGATTAGTACATACAGTTGGTATTGACACaggagagaatttcacccagagtgTTTTGGAGAGAAAgaatggaggggaaaggaaaaccaGAAGGCCGATACTATGATGCAGTATAATTTTTAATGGGAACGAGCAGTGCAGTTTACACGTACAGAATGAATTAATGCAAAGCACAGAGACTATATATTCAGGGTTACAACAGGAGCTACAAGGAGTCACTATCTCCAAAGTGATGCATTTGACAACGATGTTCTGTTCTCTTTCTCACACCTGTAGATTTCAAACCATGTCCCATTTTTCATCAAATTAAGTTACTTGTTGTGGACCTTTCAGACTCTAAGAGGACAAAGCACAATATGAGCATAAGAATAAGCTGCACAAATATTAGACCATACAGTTAAGGTAACATGTAACAAGGGAAAACATTGATAGACCTGATTTACACACAGCCCCCACTGATTTCATGTGGAGTTCTAGGTGTTCATTCTCCATTAGCTAAGAGGTGAATTTCCATCGTCTCTTTCATTTCCTGGTTGTTTCTTGTTCCGTGGATCTTTCTGCTGGGTTTAGCATGGGCCACAGCTTCCAAAGCGGGAAGAATAGCACTTCCTACTATATCTCTTCCCATACCCATATAAGCCACCATATCCACCACCATACCTAGCACCGTATCCACCTCCATAAACACTCCCAGAACTGACCGAGCCACCAAAACTACCACCACCATATGGGCCCCCATATCCATTGGGTAAATTTGGAAACGTGCTTTCCACAAGGCTGTCTTGAGGGCAGGTAGCGAGAATTGGTCCCGGGAATCTAACAACTACCGGTGGTGCATAGACCACTGCGCTCGAGTCACCGCATGATGTGACACAAGGCTCGTTCCAGGCATCAACATATGGGTCTGGGCAGATGTCGGGATAACATGGTGGATGTGGGTAACACAGAGCTATGTTGCAAGACATCTTTTGTGATTATGATAGACCTGAAACAAGCAGTAGAGACAGGGTAAAGAAAACATGCAATTCCCAGTGGCATAGCAGATTCACAGCTGGTTTAATATGGTAATAGTTGATTAGAaggtctattttaaaaaaatccatatctGATCCCATTTCTTCCCTTTAACCCTGCTCACCATTTACCCTAAGTCTTCTGCCTAACTAACCCCTGTGAAGCCTTCAGACAGTCTGTCTTCCTCCTTCCCATGCCAAACAACTTTCCTATTTCTTTGGGTCCCATCTAAGAACTTTTCTTCATCTACAAAGCCTTTCATAGCCACTTTTCCTTGAGGATTTCCCTGCCCAATCCCCATTTACTGCGAATGAAAGAGTCCCAATCCCATATAAAGATTTGAAAATTGCAGCATACTATTTATAAGACTGCAGCCACCAAGACCTTCAATTGACAAGATACAGAAAGTCTCTTATCAAAAGCAAGATGCCCTCTGCTCCTACAGATCAAAAATCACATAGTGGTGGTGCAGGATTCAGTCCATAGTAAAGACTATCAATAACTCACCAATTGGAACCAATTGAGTTCAATAGACTTACCCAGTTCACAAAGGGGATGAAGTCAGGAGAAGCGGATAGAACAACATGCAGTTCACCACACTTTTATATGCATTCTTAGCCAATGGGAAGCCGAGGAAACACCCCTTATGCACTGAGACCTGATCATTAAGCAAACCAAATGTTTTCTTATCTGGCTAAGTCATTGAATTGCTGTAGTCACTTTGATCATGGTTAATATATTACTCAATTCTCAGTCAAACATAGGATGACATATACTGTACATCCTGAGGTTTCTGTCACCTGAAATCTTTATGGGCAAGATGCCTTCCTGGTATCACCCTATTAACTTTCAACAaactgaaattcagtaaagagaaGTACAAAGTCCCATACTTAGGAAGCAAATTCTCCAGCTCTaactggcaggggtggggcttcgGATGCAGCACTTTGTCTTGTCTTGGGCAACAGACATTAGCAGGAAAGATATGGACGGATTGGGGCGAGTCCAGAGGAGAGTTACAAAAATGGTGAAAGCTTTAGAATATCTGAACTaagaggaaaggttaaagaaatGAGAAATGAAAATTGTGTCAGGGGGTATCTGATAGCTATCTTCATGTATATTCTGGCCTCCTATAGAGAGGATGGTGTTCAGTTGTGCCCATGTCCACTAAAGGAAGCGGAAGGAGGAACtattttaatctgcagcaaggaagtttTAGAGTCTCTATAAGCAGGAAGTTTCTAACTTTGATGATCGGTAAGCATTGCGTTTAGACTTTAAAGGGAACTTGCGGAATCCCTGTCTCTGGAGGATACAAAGTACAAAATAgccaaacacctatcagggaggATCTAAGTGTATTTGGTTCTACCTCAGCTCACTGGACAGGACTGGATGtgctcttgaggttccttccactAGTGTATTACAAAGGCTGTACAATTCTGTCTAACATTTAGAGCAGGAAACATGGTATTCCTCCATGTAGATTGCCTGCAGAATTCTATTAAGCAATTAATGTATCTGATTCTCCTCTTAGCTATGGATTTGAGTGGGATTAGATTAGTACATAGGGTTGGTATTGACACAGGGAGAATTTACCCAGAGTGCTTTGGAAAGAAAGAATGGAGGGGAAGGGAACACCAGAAGGCCAATATTAAGATgcagtatatttttttaatggaatgagTGTCGGAGTTTACACTTACAGCATGATTTAATACAAAGCACAGACACTGTGTTTTCAACATTACAATAGGAGCTACAAACAATTGCTATCTCCAAAGTGATGCATTTGACACAAGATGTTCTGTTCTCTTTCTCATACCTTTAGATTTGAAAACTGTGTCTGTTTTTTCATCAAATTAAGTTACTTGTTGTGGACCTTTCAGCCTCAAAGAGGACAAAGCACAATCTGAACATAAGACTAATCTACAAATGATTAGACAATACAGTTAAGGTAGCATGTAACAAAGGAAGACATTGAGAGACCTGATTAACACACATCCTCCACCGATTTCATGTGGTTGTTTCTTGTTCCTTGGATCTTTCTGCTGGGTTTAGCATGGGCCACAGCTTCCAAAGCGGGAAGAATAGCACTTCCTACCATATCTCTTCCCATACCCATATAAACCACCGTATCCACTGCCATACCCAGCACCATATCCACCACCATATCCACCTCCATAAGCACCCCCAGAACCGACTGAGCCACTGAAACTACCACCTCCATATGGGCCCCCATATCCATTGAGTAAATTTGGTAGGGTGCTTCCCACAACGCTGTCTTGAGGGCAAGTAGCGAGAATAGGTCCCGGAAATCTCACGACAACCGGCGGTGCATAGACCACTGCGCTCGAGTCACCGCATGATGTGATGCAAGGCTCATTCCAGGCATTAACATATGGGTCTGGGCAGATGTCGGGATAACATGG
The genomic region above belongs to Gopherus evgoodei ecotype Sinaloan lineage chromosome 24, rGopEvg1_v1.p, whole genome shotgun sequence and contains:
- the LOC115639531 gene encoding scale keratin-like codes for the protein MSSSKALCYPRPPCYPDICPDPYVNAWNEPCITSCGDSSAVVYAPPVVVRFPGPILATCPQDSVVGSTLPNLLNGYGGPYGGGSFSGSVGSGGAYGGGYGGGYGAGYGSGYGGLYGYGKRYGRKCYSSRFGSCGPC